A genomic window from Engraulis encrasicolus isolate BLACKSEA-1 chromosome 14, IST_EnEncr_1.0, whole genome shotgun sequence includes:
- the iqsec1b gene encoding IQ motif and SEC7 domain-containing protein 1 isoform X4: MWCLHCASDRSQSLLELELDSCVEGDAQGGDLGPSLDAGGIGYARGPVTHGALISPGGGGGGTVVGIASDRYEAPIYAHIIPGQRPRRPKLQHSQSILRKQAEEEAIKRSRSLSESYELSTDLQDKQVEMLERKYGGRFITRHAARTIQTAFRQYQMNKNFERLRSSMSENRMSRRIVLSNMRMQFSFEGPEKVHSSYFEGKQVSLTDDGSGSGQLGTLVQSSAECRDMVPVVPSSIKSPSGAAQADFNDAITELEDAFSRQVKSLAESIDDALNCRSLHGDDASPSAGDSGRGHHHHLQDLERGGHTEVVTYQSKPLTRSTSSDHKLDEMTASYSDVTLYIDEEELSPPLPLSTHSPHAVERPSSTESDLRLRSYNSSSKEYWSLVHKEDKGGGGGDTDTSCHSTPSLELPGETRLRVDHLPLLTIEPPSDSSVELSDRSDRGSLKRQNAYERERGGGGGGGGPSQQSSPKHISHGSSRGSHHRELPPRGPSSRSGVGGIGDDELIVGIAHQPPLPRHRPRQLESSHLAINGTANRQSKSESDFSDGDNDSINSTSNSNDTINCSSESSSRDSLREQTLSKTTYHKETRNSWDSPAFSNDIIRKRHYRIGLNLFNKKPEKGIQYLIERGFVPDTPVGVAHFLLQRKGLSRQMIGEFLGNRQKQFNRDVLDCVVDEMDFSAMELDEALRKFQAHIRVQGEAQKVERLIEAYSQRYCICNPGVVRQFRNPDTIFILAFAIILLNTDMYSPNVKPERKMKLEDFVKNLRGVDDGEDIPREMLIGIYERIRKRELKTNEDHVSQVQKVEKLIVGKKPIGSLHHGLGCVLSQPHRRLVCYCRLFEVPDPNKPQKLGLHQREIFLFNDLLVVTKIFQKKKNSVTYSFRQSFSLYGMQVLLFENQYYPNGIRLTSAIPGADIKVLINFNAPNPQDRKKFTDDLRESIAEVQEMEKYRIESELEKQKGVVRPSMSQTKKDTGNGNLSRASLDDSYAIGEGLKRSALSSSLRDLSDAGEVQIIRLGRDDLYILSGKRGRRSSAGSLDSNMEGSIISSPHIRRRPTSSRDCPSRSSGHTSLPNSSSLLGSLFGTKRGKSPLPAQPQAPPGHPTLISHTPHPSNLHHTARDGVVVTETQAQMHTHHAQFCHMQQQQQQQQQQQTQQNPPPYHHHHHYHPPAHLQHAPHQFHAQQPPSSSTASISSSHGGGHPPPHGPHSHAHPPHPPHGHAPHPPHASHSSQHPASHHHGPSPASAQPPAATKPKHSGISTVV; the protein is encoded by the exons TGTGGAGGGTGATGCCCAAGGAGGTGACTTGGGCCCATCACTGGACGCAGGCGGCATCGGCTACGCTCGCGGGCCCGTGACGCACGGCGCACTCATCAGccctggtggcggtggcggcggcactGTGGTCGGCATCGCGTCGGACCGCTACGAGGCGCCCATCTACGCCCACATAATACCCGGGCAGCGCCCGAGGAGGCCCAAGCTCCAGCACTCGCAGTCCATCCTGCGGAAACAGGCCGAGGAGGAGGCCATCAAACGCTCGCGCTCGCTCTCCGAGAGCTATGAGCTCTCCACCGACCTCCAAGACAAACAG GTGGAGATGCTAGAGCGGAAGTATGGTGGACGCTTCATAACCCGCCATGCAGCCCGCACCATCCAGACAGCCTTCCGCCAGTACCAGATGAACAAGAACTTTGAGCGCCTGCGCAGCTCGATGTCGGAGAACCGCATGTCCCGGCGCATCGTCCTGTCCAACATGAGGATGCAGTTCTCCTTCGAGGGGCCCGAGAAAGTGCACAGCTCCTACTTCGAGGGCAAACAGGTCTCGCTCACCGACGACGGCAGCGGGAGCGGGCAGCTGGGCACCCTGGTGCAGTCGTCGGCGGAGTGCCGCGACATGGTGCCCGTGGTGCCCAGCAGCATCAAGTCGCCCTCGGGCGCGGCCCAGGCCGATTTCAACGACGCCATCACCGAGCTGGAGGACGCCTTCTCCCGACAGGTCAAGTCCTTAGCGGAGTCCATCGACGACGCGCTGAACTGTCGCAGCCTGCACGGCGACGACGCGTCACCGTCAGCCGGCGACTCTGGTCggggtcaccaccaccacctgcaggaCTTAGAGCGCGGGGGTCACACAGAGGTGGTGACCTACCAGAGCAAGCCGCTGACGCGCAGCACCAGCTCGGACCACAAGCTGGACGAGATGACGGCGTCCTACAGCGACGTGACGCTCTACATCGACGAGGAGGAGTTGTCGCCACCGCTGCCGCTCTCCACGCACTCGCCGCACGCTGTGGAGCGGCCCTCCAGCACCGAGTCAGACCTGCGGCTGCGCTCGTACAACTCCTCGTCCAAAGAGTACTGGTCGCTGGTGCACAAAGAGGACaagggcggcggcggcggagaCACGGACACCAGCTGCCACAGCACGCCGTCCCTAGAGCTCCCCGGGGAGACTCGTCTGAGGGTGGACCACCTCCCGTTGCTCACCATCGAGCCGCCCAGCGACAGCTCGGTGGAGCTTAGCGACCGCTCGGACCGGGGCTCGCTCAAACGCCAGAACGCCTACGAGCGagaacgtggtggtggtggtggtggtggaggacccAGCCAGCAGAGCAGCCCCAAGCATATCTCCCACGGTAGCTCGCGTGGGTCCCACCACCGAGAGCTGCCCCCCAGGGGCCCGTCGTCGCGAAGTGGCGTTGGTGGCATCGGGGATGACGAGCTCATCGTGGGTATCGCCCACCAGCCTCCCTTGCCGCGCCACCGGCCCCGGCAGCTGGAGAGCAGCCACCTGGCCATCAACGGGACGGCCAACCGGCAGAGCAAGTCCGAGTCGGACTTCTCAGACGGCGACAACGACAGCATCAACAGCACGTCCAACTCCAACGACACCATCAACTGCAGCTCGGAGTCGTCGTCGCGCGACAGCCTGCGCGAGCAGACGCTCAGCAAGACCACCTACCACAAGGAGACGCGCAACAGCTGGGACTCGCCCGCCTTCAGCAACGACATCATCCGCAAGCGGCACTACCGCATCGGACTCAACCTCTTCAACAA GAAACCGGAGAAAGGTATCCAGTACCTGATCGAGAGGGGGTTTGTTCCCGACACGCCTGTGGGTGTGGCTCACTTCCTGCTGCAGAGGAAGGGGCTGAGCCGGCAGATGATTGGAGAGTTCCTTGGCAACCGGCAGAAACAGTTCAACAGAGATGTTCTAGA ctgTGTGGTAGATGAGATGGACTTCTCGGCTATGGAGCTGGATGAGGCTCTACGGAAGTTCCAGGCCCACATTAGAGTACAGGGCGAGGCACAGAAGGTGGAGAGGCTCATAGAGGCCTACAG CCAGCGCTACTGCATCTGCAACCCCGGCGTGGTGCGTCAGTTCCGCAACCCGGACACCATCTTCATCCTGGCGTTCGCCATCATCCTCCTCAACACGGACATGTACAGCCCCAACGTCAAGCCCGAGAGGAAGATGAAGCTGGAGGACTTCGTCAAGAACCTCAGAG GTGTGGACGATGGCGAGGACATTCCGCGGGAGATGCTGATTGGCATCTACGAGCGCATCAGGAAGCGTGAGCTGAAGACCAACGAGGACCACGTCTCCCAGGTCCAGAAGGTGGAGAAGCTCATTGTGGGAAAGAAGCCA ATCGGCTCACTTCATCATGGCCTTGGATGT GTGTTGTCCCAGCCTCATCGCCGGCTGGTCTGCTACTGTCGGCTGTTCGAGGTGCCGGACCCCAACAAACCACAGAAGCTGGGCCTGCACCAGAGAGAGATCTTCCTCTTCAACGATCTGCTCGTG GTCACCAAGATTTTCCAGAAGAAGAAGAACTCGGTGACGTACAGCTTCCGGCAGTCCTTCTCCCTCTACGGCATGCAGGTGTTGCTGTTTGAGAATCAGT ATTACCCCAATGGCATCCGGCTCACCTCCGCCATCCCAGGTGCCGACATCAAAGTCCTCATCAACTTCAACGCGCCCAACCCCCAGGACCGCAAGAAGTTCACGGACGACCTGAGGGAGTCCATCGCCGAGGTGCAGGAAATGGAGAAATATCGCATCGAAT CGGAGCTGGAGAAGCAGAAGGGCGTGGTGCGTCCCAGCATGTCCCAGACCAAGAAGGACACGGGCAACGGCAACCTGAGCCGCGCCAGCCTGGACGACAGCTACGCTATTGGGGAGGGGCTTAAACGGAGCGCGCTCAGTAGCTCACTGCGTGACCTGTCCGACGCAGGTGAGGTTCAAATCATCAGGCTCGGGAGAGACGACCTCTACATCCTGTCAG GCAAGCGAGGCCGCAGGAGCAGTGCAGGATCGCTAGACAGCAATATGGAA GGCTCCATCATTAGCAGCCCCCACATCCGCCGGAGACCCACCTCCAGCCGCGACTGCCCGTCCCGCAGCAGCGGCCACACCTCCCTGCCCAACTCCTCCTCCCTGCTGGGCTCCCTGTTCGGCACCAAGCGGGGCAAGTCGCCCTTACCCGCGCAGCCCCAGGCCCCGCCGGGCCACCCCACCCTCATCTCCCACACGCCCCACCCCTCCAACTTGCACCACACGGCGCGGGACGGGGTGGTGGTGACCGAGACCCAGgcccagatgcacacacaccacgcccAGTTCTGccacatgcagcagcagcagcagcagcagcagcagcagcagacgcagCAGAACCCGccgccctaccaccaccaccaccactaccacccccctGCCCATCTGCAGCACGCCCCGCACCAGTTCCACGCGCAACAgccgccctcctcctccaccgcctccatctcctcctcccatgGTGGTGGCCACCCCCCTCCGCACGGTCCGCACTCCCACGCGCACCCGCCGCACCCGCCCCACGGCCACGCGCCGCACCCCCCACATGCCTCTCACTCCTCCCAGCACCCAGCGTCCCACCACCATGGGCCCTCGCCCGCCTCGGCCCAGCCACCGGCCGCCACCAAGCCCAAGCACAGCGGGATCAGCACTGTGGTGTGA
- the iqsec1b gene encoding IQ motif and SEC7 domain-containing protein 1 isoform X5 — protein MWNVMWKYCISVRTISVEGDAQGGDLGPSLDAGGIGYARGPVTHGALISPGGGGGGTVVGIASDRYEAPIYAHIIPGQRPRRPKLQHSQSILRKQAEEEAIKRSRSLSESYELSTDLQDKQVEMLERKYGGRFITRHAARTIQTAFRQYQMNKNFERLRSSMSENRMSRRIVLSNMRMQFSFEGPEKVHSSYFEGKQVSLTDDGSGSGQLGTLVQSSAECRDMVPVVPSSIKSPSGAAQADFNDAITELEDAFSRQVKSLAESIDDALNCRSLHGDDASPSAGDSGRGHHHHLQDLERGGHTEVVTYQSKPLTRSTSSDHKLDEMTASYSDVTLYIDEEELSPPLPLSTHSPHAVERPSSTESDLRLRSYNSSSKEYWSLVHKEDKGGGGGDTDTSCHSTPSLELPGETRLRVDHLPLLTIEPPSDSSVELSDRSDRGSLKRQNAYERERGGGGGGGGPSQQSSPKHISHGSSRGSHHRELPPRGPSSRSGVGGIGDDELIVGIAHQPPLPRHRPRQLESSHLAINGTANRQSKSESDFSDGDNDSINSTSNSNDTINCSSESSSRDSLREQTLSKTTYHKETRNSWDSPAFSNDIIRKRHYRIGLNLFNKKPEKGIQYLIERGFVPDTPVGVAHFLLQRKGLSRQMIGEFLGNRQKQFNRDVLDCVVDEMDFSAMELDEALRKFQAHIRVQGEAQKVERLIEAYSQRYCICNPGVVRQFRNPDTIFILAFAIILLNTDMYSPNVKPERKMKLEDFVKNLRGVDDGEDIPREMLIGIYERIRKRELKTNEDHVSQVQKVEKLIVGKKPIGSLHHGLGCVLSQPHRRLVCYCRLFEVPDPNKPQKLGLHQREIFLFNDLLVVTKIFQKKKNSVTYSFRQSFSLYGMQVLLFENQYYPNGIRLTSAIPGADIKVLINFNAPNPQDRKKFTDDLRESIAEVQEMEKYRIESELEKQKGVVRPSMSQTKKDTGNGNLSRASLDDSYAIGEGLKRSALSSSLRDLSDAGEVQIIRLGRDDLYILSGKRGRRSSAGSLDSNMEGSIISSPHIRRRPTSSRDCPSRSSGHTSLPNSSSLLGSLFGTKRGKSPLPAQPQAPPGHPTLISHTPHPSNLHHTARDGVVVTETQAQMHTHHAQFCHMQQQQQQQQQQQTQQNPPPYHHHHHYHPPAHLQHAPHQFHAQQPPSSSTASISSSHGGGHPPPHGPHSHAHPPHPPHGHAPHPPHASHSSQHPASHHHGPSPASAQPPAATKPKHSGISTVV, from the exons TGTGGAGGGTGATGCCCAAGGAGGTGACTTGGGCCCATCACTGGACGCAGGCGGCATCGGCTACGCTCGCGGGCCCGTGACGCACGGCGCACTCATCAGccctggtggcggtggcggcggcactGTGGTCGGCATCGCGTCGGACCGCTACGAGGCGCCCATCTACGCCCACATAATACCCGGGCAGCGCCCGAGGAGGCCCAAGCTCCAGCACTCGCAGTCCATCCTGCGGAAACAGGCCGAGGAGGAGGCCATCAAACGCTCGCGCTCGCTCTCCGAGAGCTATGAGCTCTCCACCGACCTCCAAGACAAACAG GTGGAGATGCTAGAGCGGAAGTATGGTGGACGCTTCATAACCCGCCATGCAGCCCGCACCATCCAGACAGCCTTCCGCCAGTACCAGATGAACAAGAACTTTGAGCGCCTGCGCAGCTCGATGTCGGAGAACCGCATGTCCCGGCGCATCGTCCTGTCCAACATGAGGATGCAGTTCTCCTTCGAGGGGCCCGAGAAAGTGCACAGCTCCTACTTCGAGGGCAAACAGGTCTCGCTCACCGACGACGGCAGCGGGAGCGGGCAGCTGGGCACCCTGGTGCAGTCGTCGGCGGAGTGCCGCGACATGGTGCCCGTGGTGCCCAGCAGCATCAAGTCGCCCTCGGGCGCGGCCCAGGCCGATTTCAACGACGCCATCACCGAGCTGGAGGACGCCTTCTCCCGACAGGTCAAGTCCTTAGCGGAGTCCATCGACGACGCGCTGAACTGTCGCAGCCTGCACGGCGACGACGCGTCACCGTCAGCCGGCGACTCTGGTCggggtcaccaccaccacctgcaggaCTTAGAGCGCGGGGGTCACACAGAGGTGGTGACCTACCAGAGCAAGCCGCTGACGCGCAGCACCAGCTCGGACCACAAGCTGGACGAGATGACGGCGTCCTACAGCGACGTGACGCTCTACATCGACGAGGAGGAGTTGTCGCCACCGCTGCCGCTCTCCACGCACTCGCCGCACGCTGTGGAGCGGCCCTCCAGCACCGAGTCAGACCTGCGGCTGCGCTCGTACAACTCCTCGTCCAAAGAGTACTGGTCGCTGGTGCACAAAGAGGACaagggcggcggcggcggagaCACGGACACCAGCTGCCACAGCACGCCGTCCCTAGAGCTCCCCGGGGAGACTCGTCTGAGGGTGGACCACCTCCCGTTGCTCACCATCGAGCCGCCCAGCGACAGCTCGGTGGAGCTTAGCGACCGCTCGGACCGGGGCTCGCTCAAACGCCAGAACGCCTACGAGCGagaacgtggtggtggtggtggtggtggaggacccAGCCAGCAGAGCAGCCCCAAGCATATCTCCCACGGTAGCTCGCGTGGGTCCCACCACCGAGAGCTGCCCCCCAGGGGCCCGTCGTCGCGAAGTGGCGTTGGTGGCATCGGGGATGACGAGCTCATCGTGGGTATCGCCCACCAGCCTCCCTTGCCGCGCCACCGGCCCCGGCAGCTGGAGAGCAGCCACCTGGCCATCAACGGGACGGCCAACCGGCAGAGCAAGTCCGAGTCGGACTTCTCAGACGGCGACAACGACAGCATCAACAGCACGTCCAACTCCAACGACACCATCAACTGCAGCTCGGAGTCGTCGTCGCGCGACAGCCTGCGCGAGCAGACGCTCAGCAAGACCACCTACCACAAGGAGACGCGCAACAGCTGGGACTCGCCCGCCTTCAGCAACGACATCATCCGCAAGCGGCACTACCGCATCGGACTCAACCTCTTCAACAA GAAACCGGAGAAAGGTATCCAGTACCTGATCGAGAGGGGGTTTGTTCCCGACACGCCTGTGGGTGTGGCTCACTTCCTGCTGCAGAGGAAGGGGCTGAGCCGGCAGATGATTGGAGAGTTCCTTGGCAACCGGCAGAAACAGTTCAACAGAGATGTTCTAGA ctgTGTGGTAGATGAGATGGACTTCTCGGCTATGGAGCTGGATGAGGCTCTACGGAAGTTCCAGGCCCACATTAGAGTACAGGGCGAGGCACAGAAGGTGGAGAGGCTCATAGAGGCCTACAG CCAGCGCTACTGCATCTGCAACCCCGGCGTGGTGCGTCAGTTCCGCAACCCGGACACCATCTTCATCCTGGCGTTCGCCATCATCCTCCTCAACACGGACATGTACAGCCCCAACGTCAAGCCCGAGAGGAAGATGAAGCTGGAGGACTTCGTCAAGAACCTCAGAG GTGTGGACGATGGCGAGGACATTCCGCGGGAGATGCTGATTGGCATCTACGAGCGCATCAGGAAGCGTGAGCTGAAGACCAACGAGGACCACGTCTCCCAGGTCCAGAAGGTGGAGAAGCTCATTGTGGGAAAGAAGCCA ATCGGCTCACTTCATCATGGCCTTGGATGT GTGTTGTCCCAGCCTCATCGCCGGCTGGTCTGCTACTGTCGGCTGTTCGAGGTGCCGGACCCCAACAAACCACAGAAGCTGGGCCTGCACCAGAGAGAGATCTTCCTCTTCAACGATCTGCTCGTG GTCACCAAGATTTTCCAGAAGAAGAAGAACTCGGTGACGTACAGCTTCCGGCAGTCCTTCTCCCTCTACGGCATGCAGGTGTTGCTGTTTGAGAATCAGT ATTACCCCAATGGCATCCGGCTCACCTCCGCCATCCCAGGTGCCGACATCAAAGTCCTCATCAACTTCAACGCGCCCAACCCCCAGGACCGCAAGAAGTTCACGGACGACCTGAGGGAGTCCATCGCCGAGGTGCAGGAAATGGAGAAATATCGCATCGAAT CGGAGCTGGAGAAGCAGAAGGGCGTGGTGCGTCCCAGCATGTCCCAGACCAAGAAGGACACGGGCAACGGCAACCTGAGCCGCGCCAGCCTGGACGACAGCTACGCTATTGGGGAGGGGCTTAAACGGAGCGCGCTCAGTAGCTCACTGCGTGACCTGTCCGACGCAGGTGAGGTTCAAATCATCAGGCTCGGGAGAGACGACCTCTACATCCTGTCAG GCAAGCGAGGCCGCAGGAGCAGTGCAGGATCGCTAGACAGCAATATGGAA GGCTCCATCATTAGCAGCCCCCACATCCGCCGGAGACCCACCTCCAGCCGCGACTGCCCGTCCCGCAGCAGCGGCCACACCTCCCTGCCCAACTCCTCCTCCCTGCTGGGCTCCCTGTTCGGCACCAAGCGGGGCAAGTCGCCCTTACCCGCGCAGCCCCAGGCCCCGCCGGGCCACCCCACCCTCATCTCCCACACGCCCCACCCCTCCAACTTGCACCACACGGCGCGGGACGGGGTGGTGGTGACCGAGACCCAGgcccagatgcacacacaccacgcccAGTTCTGccacatgcagcagcagcagcagcagcagcagcagcagcagacgcagCAGAACCCGccgccctaccaccaccaccaccactaccacccccctGCCCATCTGCAGCACGCCCCGCACCAGTTCCACGCGCAACAgccgccctcctcctccaccgcctccatctcctcctcccatgGTGGTGGCCACCCCCCTCCGCACGGTCCGCACTCCCACGCGCACCCGCCGCACCCGCCCCACGGCCACGCGCCGCACCCCCCACATGCCTCTCACTCCTCCCAGCACCCAGCGTCCCACCACCATGGGCCCTCGCCCGCCTCGGCCCAGCCACCGGCCGCCACCAAGCCCAAGCACAGCGGGATCAGCACTGTGGTGTGA